The region CCGGCCGGATCGTCGTCTGCTCGGGCTTCGCGCACGCCCTGCGGCTGCTGAGCGGCACCCGGCTGCTGCGTCCCCGGATGGCCGTCGAGTCCTACGGCCTGGCGTTCCACCGCTCGCTTCTGAGCTCCGCCGGGATCCGTACGATCCCGCTTCCGCTGGACGCCGATGGCGCCCTTACGGATGGACTGGCCGCCCTCGACGGCCTACGGGCGGCCCTGCTCACCCCCGCCCACCAGTTCCCCACCGGCGGTCCGCTGCACCCCGAGCGGCGGGCCGCGGCCGTCGCCTGGGCGCGGAAGACCGGCGGTCTGGTCCTGGAGGACGACTACGACGGGGAGTTCCGCTACGACCGCCGTCCGGTGGGCGCCGTCCAGGGCCTCGACCCCGACCGGGTGCTCTACCTCGGCTCGGTCAGCAAAAGCCTCTCCCCGGCCCTGCGGCTGGGCTGGATGGTCCTGCCGGACCAGCTCGTCGACCGCGTGCTGGCCGCCAAGGGGGAGCGCGAGGGCTGGACCGGCGTCATCGACCAGCTGACCCTCGCGGACTTCATCGAATCGGGCGGCTACGACGGCCATGTGCGCCGTATGCGCCAGCGCTACCGCCGCCGGCGCGATCAGCTCGTCGCCACCCTCGCCGAACGCGCGCCCCATGTCCGCGTCTCGGGGATCGCGGCCGGTCTGCACGCGGTGCTGGAGCTACCGCCCGGCACCGAGCGATCCGCCCGGCGCGCCGCCGCCTGGCAGGGGCTGGCGCTCGACGGCCTCGGCGACTACCGCCATCCGGACGCCACCACACCGCACCCCGACGGGCTCGTGGTGGGCTACGCCACCCCGCCCGAGCACTCCTTCGCGGGAGCGCTGGACGCCCTGTGCCGTGCCCTGCCGCCCGAACAGACCGAATAAGACCGAACAGACGGCCACCTGATGTCCTGAGCTTTCCTGGGGCCTCCTGACGTCTCTCTGAGGTTCCTGAGTTCCTTGAAGGGCTACGACGCGGTTACGACGCCCTCAGCAGCGCCCCTTCACGCCACTTGAGGATCTTGTCGAAGCTCACCACCACCCCGCCGCGCCCCGGACGGTCCCGGTAGCGGACATGGTCGGTGAGAGCCTCGATGAGGAAAAGCCCCCGCCCGTGCTCCGCCTGGGGCGGAGCCGGACTGCGCGGCTGCTGTGGTCTCGGCGCGCCCGCCGGACGCCGCTCGTTCCGGGTGCGGCCCTCGCGGCGGACGGCACCGCGTCCGGCGAAGCCGGGGCCGGAGTCGGTGACCTCGATACGGCAGGTGTCGCCGTCGATATAGGCCGTGACTCGGTAATCCCCGCCCGTGCCGTCGCGGCCCCCGTGCTCCACCGCGTTCGCACACGCCTCGGAGAGGGCGACCGACAGATCGTAGGAGATCTCCGGATCGACTCCGGCCGTCTCCATGGTGCCGAGGAGCAGTCGTCGTGCGAGCGGAACGCTCGCCGCCTCGCGGGGCAAATGGAGTGACCACCAGATGCTCATGCTCCAGCCTCCCGGCCGCGGCTCGACATACCGTTACGTATTGCCTGGGTCCATGGTCCGTAAGCGTCTTATCAACGTGACTCCGCTCATTCGGCGGACGCGCTCGATGCGCGAACCGGTGTATGGGCTGTCCTGGTGTGCGCCGGTACGCCCCACCCGCCGTAGGGAACGCGCCCTCCCAGTGGGATGATGTCGCCGCCATGGCTTCCCCTGTCGCCCGTGCCGGCGCCGATCTGCGAATGCTGCGGGCCGCGGTCTTCACCGCGGTCTGCGTCGTGCTGTCCGCGGCGGGGCATGTGCTGGCCTCCTGCGCGACCGTGCCGCTGTGGACGGTGGGCGTGGGCTGCGCGGCGATGTTCACGGTGGCGCTGACGCTGGCCGGGCGGGAGCGGTCGCTGCCCGGGATCGCGGCCCTGCTGGCCATCGGGCAGCTCGCGCTGCACGCGCTCTTCGCGCTCGGGCAGCACCGGGCGACGGCCGCCGAGGAGGCCGCCCAGCGGGCCGACGCCGCCCAGGGCCACGTCATCGGCCTGGCCGCCAGGCTGCTGTGCGCGTCGGGCCCCGGACGGCTCGACGCCGCCACGGCGCATCGGATCGTCGCGCACGCGGGCATCGACCCGTCCGCCGCGCACAGCCCGCACACCATGCCGTCGTCCGCCGCCCCGGCGGAGCAGGCGGCCGGGATGGCGGGCCTGCTGCCGTCGCTGCCCATGACCCTGGGCCATCTGCTCGCCGCGCTCGCCATCGGCTGGCTGCTGCGCCGGGGCGAGATGGCCGTATGGCGGGCGGTGCGGCTGTCGGTGGACGGGGCGCGAGGGGTCGCGGAGGCCGCGCTCGTACGGGCGCTGCGCGCTGCCCTGAAGCTCGTACGGGTGCTTCTGGCCCCTTCGGACGCGCCTTACGGCGGGCCGTGCCGACCGCGCACGGCCGAGCGGAACGAGGGCGGGACGACAGCCCTCGCCCTCCAGCACAGCGTGATCAGGCGGGGACCGCCGGCTTGCGACCTCGCGGCCTGACCGACGCGACGCTCCTCCAGCGGGACCGGAGGGTGGCCGCGACGTCGCCGCAGGCGCGCCAACCCATCTGATCATTCCTGTCCCTGGAGTGTTGACATGAACGCCATGCGTCTCCGCCGTCTGCCGGTCATCGGAGCCCTCACCGCGGGCGGCCTGGTCCTGCTCACCGCGGGCCCCGCCTTCGCGCACGTCAGCGTGCAGCCCGGCCAGGCCGAGAAGGGCGGCTACAGCACCATCAACTTCAAGGTGCCGAACGAGCGCGACAACGCCTCCACCGTCAAGCTCGAGGTGACCCTGCCCGCCGACCATCCGCTCGCCTCGGTGATGCCCCAGCCGGTGCCCGGCTGGGACGTCAAGGTCACCAAGTCCAAGCTCGCCAAGCCCATGGAGATGGAGGGCGAGAAGATCACCGAGGCGGTCACCAAGGTCACCTGGTCCGGCGGCAAGGTCGAGCCGGGAATGTTCCAGCAGTTCCCGCTGTCGGTCGGCCAGCTCCCCGACGACGCCGACCAGCTCGCCTTCAAGGCGCTCCAGACGTACGACAACAAGGAGGTCGTGCGCTGGATCGAGGAGCCCAAGGAGGGCGCCGCCGAACCGGAGAACCCGGCGCCGGTGCTCAAGCTGGTCGCGCCGGCCAAGGGCTCGGACGGCCATGACGCCGCCGCGGCCTCCGGACAGGGCAAGGACAGCGGCTCCGAGAAGGCCGGCGCCGAGAACTCCGCCTCGGCGGACTCCTCCGACGACAAGGACAGCAGCGACACCACGGCCCGGGTGCTGGGCATCGTGGGCATCGTCATCGGCGCCGCCGGGGTCGCTTACGGCGTGGTCGTCAGCCGCCGCCGCTCCGCCTGACCGCCGGTCACCCGACCGAGACGCGTGTACCGCCGGTGACCTCCGGTCCTGAACCGACCGCGTGATCCCGGCGGGGGCGGCGGGCCCCGTGTCCGCCGCCTCCGCGCGCCACCGAACCACCTCCCTCTTTGGAGAACAGCTCCATGCGCACCAAAATCCTGGCCACCGCCATCGTCGCCACCGCCGCGCTCACCCTCAGCGCCTGCGGCGGCTCGGACAGCGGCGGCAAGGGCGACAACGCGGCCGCCGCCGAGGTCAAGGGCGGCCAGAAGTCGGGGCAGGCCATCGTCCTCGACCAGGCGAAGGCCAAGCCGGACCTCGCCCTCACCGACACCGACGGCAAGAAGTACGACCTGCTCAAGGAGACCAAGGGCCGGCCCACCCTGCTCTTCTTCGGCTACACCCACTGCCCGGACGTCTGCCCGCTGACCATGAGCAACGTCGCCCTCGCCGTGAAGAAGCTCCCCAAGGCCGAGCGGGAGAAGCTGCGCGTCGTCTTCGTCAGCACCGACCCGGCCCGGGACACCCCCAAGCGGATGCGCTCCTGGCTGGACGCCCAGGGCGGCACCGACTTCGTCGGCCTGACCGGCGACTTCAACACCATCGAGGCTGCCGCCCGGCCGCTGGGCATCTTCATCGAGAAGCCGAAGAAGGAGAAGGACGGCAGCATCACCGTCAGCCACGGCGCCGAGGTGGTCGGCTTCTCGCCCAAGGACGACAAGGGCCACTGGATCTACACGACGGAAGCCACGGCGGATCGTTACGCCAAGGACCTGCCAAAGATCATCGAGGGGCGGAACCCGTGACGGCGGCAGCCCCTGGCATTCCCGGCATCCGTAAGGCGGCCGCCGTGGTCCTCGCCCTCGGTCTGTCCGCCACGCTCGCCGCCTGCTCGGGCGACGACGACGACGGCGGCGGCGGCGGCGGGAAGGGCGGGGGCGACCCCAAGCTGTCCGTGACCGGCGCCTACGTCTCCCAGCCGCCCATGGCCGACATGGCGGCGGGCTATCTGACCGTACGGAACGCCGGTGGCGGCGCCGACGAGCTGACGTCCGTCACCACCCCGCTCGCCTCCGAGGTCACCCTGCACACCACCAAGGGCACCCGGATGAAGCAGGTGAGCTCGCTCGATGTCCCGGCGGACAACCGGCTCGAGCTGTCCAGCGGCGGAGATCATCTGATGCTGACAAACCTCTCCCACCGGCCGAAGGTCGGTGAGAAGGTCAGCTTCACCCTGCACTTCGCCACATCCGCCCCCATCGAGATCAAAGTCCCGGTCGAGCCGACGACGTACCGCCCCAAGGACTGACACCCGATGCCCTCGCTGACCTCCCTGGCCCCCGCCGGGACCACCGCGACCCCCTCCCGGACCACCGCGACCGCCCGGCGCCTGATGGCGATCTGCGGCACCCTGCTCGCCGCGCTGCTGTGCGCGCTGAGCGTGGGCGCGAGCTCCGCGTCCGCGCATGCCGCGCTCACCTCGACCGACCCCGCCGACGGCTCGGTGGTGCAGACCGCGCCCAGGGAGGTCACGCTCAACTTCTCGGAGGGCGTGCTGCTCTCCGGCGACTCGGTGCGCGTGCTCGACCCCAAGGGCAAGCGCGTGGACACCGGGAAGACCGCCCATGTCGGCGGCAAGTCGTCGACCGCCGCCGCCGGGCTGCACTCCGGGCTTCCGGACGGCACCTACACGGTGGCGTGGAAGGCGGTCTCGGAGGACAGCCACCCGGTGAGCGGCGCGTTCACCTTCTCCATCGGCACCCCGTCCAAGACCACGGCGAAGGTGCCCACGGGCGAGGCGTCCGACAGCACCGTCAGCACGCTCTACGGGATCGGCCGGTACGCCGCCTACGGCGGGTTCGCGGCCCTGGTGGGCGGCAGTGTGTTCGCCGGGCTCTGCCGGTCCTCCCGCCCGGTGCGGAAGATCGCCGTGGGCGGCTGGGTGACGGTCTTCACGGCCAGCCTGCTGCTGTTGCTGCTGCGCGGGCCGTACACCGACGGCGAGGGGATCGGCGGGATCCTCGATCTCGGCAGGCTGGGCGATGTGCTGTCCACCAAGCCGGGCGCGGCGCTGCTGTCCCGGCTGCTGCTGCTCGGCGCGGCGGCGGTCTTCCTGGCCGTTCTCTTCGGCTCGTACACCCGTCGCACCGGGGAGCGGGAGGCGGACGCGCGGCGCCGCCAGGACCTCGCCTTCGGGCTGGGCTTCGGCGGCACGGTGATGGCGGTGGGCCTCTCCGCGACCTGGGCGATGGCCGAGCACGCCTCGGTCGGCCTCCAACGGCAACTGGCCATGCCGGTGGACATGATCCATCTGATCGCGGTCGGGGTATGGCTGGGCGGTCTGGCCTCGCTCGCGGTGACGCTCCGGGCGGGTGAGCCGATCGGGCGGGCGGCCGTGCGCCGCTTCTCGCGGCTGGCCTTCGGGTCGGTCGTCGCCCTGGTGGTCACCGGGCTGTACCAGTCGTGGCGGCAGGTGGGCTCCTGGGGCGCGCTGACCGACACCGAGTACGGGCGATGGCTGCTGGTCAAGGTGGGTCTGGTGGCGGTGCTCCTGGGCATCGCGGCCATCTCGCGACGCTGGACCGGCCGCCTTACGGATGCCACCGCGGACACGGCGGAGGAGACGGACGCGGAGGCCACGGTGGAGGCCGAGGCGAAGGCCGGGACCAAGGCCGAGGCCAAGGCGGAGGCCAAGACAGCGGTGAAGGCCGCGCAGCCGGTCCGTACCGGCGCGGCCGACGCGGCGGTCGACACCCCGGCGGACACCTCTGCCGACGCCGAGACCGAGTCCGGTGACGGGCCCGGTGACGGCGCCGGTTCCGGCCACGCCGACGCCGACGCCGACGCCGATCCCGAACGCGCCGCCCAGCTCGCCCGTCAGCGGGCCGCCGAGGACAAGACCGCCACGCTGCGGGAGCGCGACGCCGACCGCGAGCGCAGCGGTCTGCGCCAGTCGGTGATCGCCGAGACCGTCGTGGCCGTCGTGCTGCTCGCGGTGGCCACCGTGCTGAGCGGCACCCAGCCCGGCCGGGCCGAGACCGAGCAGGCGAGCGCCTCGGCCACGAAGCCCGGCGGGCAGCTGAACGTCGACCCGGTGAGCGTGCTGGTCCCCTACAACACGGGCCCCAAGAGCGGCCGCGGCAAGGCCGTTGTCATGATCGAACCCGCTCTGCCGGGTGACAACGCGCTGCATGTCTTCACCACCGACCTGGCCGACCGTCCCGTGGACGTCCCCGAGGTCAAGCTGTCGCTGACGCTCAAGTCGAAGGGGATCGGGCCGCTGCGCATCCCGCTCGAGCGCCTCTCGACCGGGCATTGGAGCGCCAAGACCGTCCAGCTCCCCATGGCCGGCACCTGGCAGCTCTCCCTGACCGTACGAACCTCCGACATCGACCAGGTGACGGAGACCAGGAACGTGAAAGTCGCTCAATGACGACAGAGCAAGCACCCTCGTCCGGCATCTCCCGGCGGCGTCTGCTGGGCTCGGCGGGCGCCGCCGGCGCGGCCGGACTGGTCGCGGGCGGAGCCGCCGGAGCCTACGCGTCCGAGGCGACGCGGGAGGCACCCGAACCCCTCAGCTCCCTGGGCGCGACCGCTGTGCCCTTCCACGGCAGGCGCCAGGCGGGCATCACCACCCCCCTCCAGGCCCATGGCCATCTCCTCGCCTTCGACCTGGCGCCCGGTGCGAACCGTAAGGCGGCCGCCGCACTGCTGCGCCGCTGGTCGCGCACGGCCCAGGAGCTGATGGCGGGCGAGGCCCCACCGGGCGACACGGGGATCGCGCTGGACGCCGGTCCCTCGTCGCTTACGGTCACCTTCGGCTTCGGCCGGACCTTCTTCGGCAAGGCGGGACTCGACGACCAACTGCCGGAGGCACTCGCTCCGCTCCCCGACTTCGTCTCGGACGCCCTCGACCCCAAGCGCAGCAACGGCGATCTGTGGATCCAGATCGGCGCCGATGACGCGCTGGTCGCCTTCCACGCGCTGCGCGCACTGCAGCGCGAGGCCGCGGGCACGGCCCGGCTGCGCTGGCAGATGAACGGCTTCAACCGCACCCCCGGCGCCACCGACCGCCCCATGACCACCCGCAACCTCATGGGACAGATCGACGGCACCAACAACCCCAAGCCGGCCGACGACGACTTCGAACGGCGGCTCTTCGTACCGGAGAAGGGGGAGCCCGCGTGGCTGGCGGGCGGTTCCTACGCGGTCGTCCGGCGCATCCGGATGCTGCTGGACACCTGGGACCATCTCTCCCTGGAGCGGCAGGAGAAGGTGGTCGGCCGCCGCAAGTCCGACGGCGCCCCGCTGTCCGGCGGCACGGAGACCACCCCGGTCCGGCTCGACAAGGTCAACGGGGACGGTGCGCTGGCCATCGCGGGCGCCGCCCATGTGCGGGTCGCGGCGCCCGCGTCCAACCAGGGCGCCGCCATGCTGCGCAGGCCCTTCTCGTACCACGACGGCTTCCGCGACGACGGGGCGCCGGACGCCGGACTGCTCTTCATCGCCTGGCAGGCGGATCCGATGAAGGGGTTCGTCCCGGTGCAGCGGAAGCTGGACCTGGGCGACGATCTGTCGCGGTTCCTGCGGCACGAGGCCAGCGCGCTGTTCGCGGTGCCCCCGGGCTGTGCCCCGGGAGAGTACGTGGGTCAGGCACTCTTGGAGGGATAGGAGACGGGGACGAGCCGCCCCCGGTCGCCCGCGTCCAAGGGGTGACCGGCGGGTCCGCCCGCTTCGCGGACGCGAGTATCGTGGCGGTCTCGTCTGATCACAGGGAGCGACCGTGATGTCGGCCAGCCGCTATGCCTACCTCGGCCCCGAGGGCACCTTCACCGAGGCCGCCCTGCGGTCCATGCCGGAGGCCGCCACCCGGGAGCTGGTGCCGATGGTCTCGGTGCCGGTGGCGCTCGACGCGGTGCGCTCCGGTGCCGCGGCGGCCGCGCTGGTCCCCATCGAGAACTCGGTCGAGGGCGGGGTCACCGCGACCCTCGACGAGCTGGCCACCGGCGAACCGCTGATGATCTACCGCGAGGTGCTGCTGTCGATCAGCTTCGCGCTGCTGGTACGGCCGGGCACCGCGCTCGCGGACATCAAGACGGTGACCGGGCATCCGGTCGCCCAGCCCCAGGTCCGCAACTGGCTGGCGGCGAACCTCCCGGACGCCCTGTGGGAATCGGCCGCCTCGAACGCGGACGGCGCGCGGCTGGTGCAGGAGGGGCGGTACGACGCGGCGTTCGCGGGCGAGTTCGCGGCGTCCAGGTACGGTCTGGAGCCGCTGGTCACCGACATCCACGACGCGCAGAACGCGATGACCCGCTTCGTCCTGGCCGGCCGCCCCGCCCGGCCCGCCGCCCGGACGGGCGCGGACAAGACGTCCGTGGTGATCTGGCTCGGGGACGACCACCCGGGCGCGCTGCTGGAACTGCTGCAGGAGTTCTCCGCCCGCGGGGTCAACCTGATGCGGATCGAATCGCGCCCGACCGGCGAGGGCATCGGCCGCTACTGCTTCTCGGTGGATTGCGAGGGGCACATCACCGACCGGCGGGTGGGCTCGGCCCTGATGGGGCTGAAGCGGGTCTGCCCGAAGGTGCGGTTCCTGGGCTCGTACCCCCGGGCGGGTGTGACGGCGGAGGACCTGGCGGAGCTGCGCCACGGGACCTCGGACGAGGCGTTCACGGAGGCGGCGGAGTGGCTGGCCCGCTGCCAGGACGGCCGGGCCTGAGCCGAGCCCACTCGTAAGCGCGCCTGAGCCGAACCCCGCCCGTAGCGGCCGACCGTAGCGAGCGTGCGCCGGGACACGTCGGTGCTGGGGCACGCCGGTGCTGGGGCACGCCGGTGCTGGGGCACGCCGGTGCTGGGGCACGCCGGTGCTGGGGCACGCCGGTGCTGGGGATCGTCGGTGCTGGGGATCGTCGGAATCGCTGCGGAAAAGTTATCCACAGGGTGATGCGGCATGCTGGGGATAAGTCGACATCACCAATCCGGCGAGACGGTCGCATCGCCACATAAGCCGCATGCACCCTCATCACCGAACATTACTCACCTGTCACTCCAATTCCCTCGACCAACTCTTTGGAGTGAGGGATTCCTCTCTTGTGGAGTGTGTGAACGCGGTTTGGTAGGGGAATCCATCGCCGAGCACTTGGGGGGCTAAGCGATGACCGCGACATCCACAGATCTCACACACAGCCTGTGGATAACTCCGGGGCTTCCCCTCACCCCTGTGGACAACCGGGCCTCAACTCACCCTGCACACAAGGGAAGAAGGTCGACTCGACGCCGCCTCTTTGCTCCTTTTCGGGGAATGCGCACGCATTCCTTGACGGTGGCCGTCGCAGGAATTCCCCGGTTTACCCACAGCCCCAAAAGAGGGCAAAACGGGACGCAAAGGAATATCGCGTCGAGCACCCGAGGTCACACCGGTAACCTGGTGGGGTGATTGACCTTCGCCTGCTCCGTGAGGACCCCGATCGTGTGCGCGCCTCCCAGCGCGCCCGTGGAGAGGACGTCGGCATCGTCGACGCCCTCCTGACCGCCGACGAGCGGCGCAGGTCCTCCAGTGTCCGCTTCGACGAGCTGCGCGCCGAACAGAAGGCGCTCGGCAAGCTCATCCCCAAGGCTTCCGGTGACGAGAAGGCCGAGCTGCTGAAGAAGGCGGGCGAGCTGTCCGCCGCCGTCAAGGCGGCCGACGCCGAGCAGGACGCGGCCGCGGAAGAGACCCAGCAGCTCCTGCTCCAGCTGGGCAATCTCGTCCACCCCGAGGTCCCGGTCGGCGGCGAGGACGACTTCGCCGTCCTGGAGACGATCGGCACCCCGCGCGACTTCGATGCCGAGGGCTTCGCGCCCAAGGACCATCTGGAGCTCGGCGAGCTGCTCGGCGCGATCGACACCGAGCGCGGCGCCAAGGTCTCCGGCTCCCGCTTCTACTACCTGACGGGCATCGGCGCCCTGCTGGAGTTCGCACTGGTGAACGCGGCGATGGCACAGGCCACCGCGGCGGGCTTCACCCCGGTGCTCACCCCGGCGCTGGTCAAGCCGAAGGCCATGGAGGGCACCGGCTTCCTCGGCCAGGCCGCCGAGGACGTCTACCACCTCGACAAGGACGACCTCTACCTGGTCGGCACCTCCGAGGTGCCGCTGGCCGCGTACCACATGGACGAGATCCTGGAGGCGGACGCACTCCCGCGGCGCTACGCCGGGTTCTCCTCCTGCTTCCGCCGTGAGGCCGGGTCGTACGGCAAGGACACCCGGGGGATCTTCCGGGTGCACCAGTTCGACAAGGTCGAGATGTACGTCTACACGACCCCGGAGGACGCCGAGGCCGAGCACCAGCGGCTGCTGGACTGGGAGAAGCAGTGGCTGACCTCGCTGGAGCTGCCGTTCCGGGTGGTCGACCTGGCCTCGGGTGACCTGGGCTCGTCGGCGACACGGAAGTTCGACTGCGAGGCGTGGATCCCGACGCAGGGCAAGTACCGCGAGCTGACCTCGACCTCCAACACCACCGAGTTCCAGTCGCGGCGGCTGTCGATCCGGATGCGCGAGGGCAAGAAGGTCCGTCCGCTGGCCACGCTCAACGGCACGCTGTGCGCGGTCACCCGGACCATCGTCGCGATCCTCGAGAACCACCAGCAGGCCGACGGCTCGGTCCGGGTGCCCGAGGCGCTGCGGCCGTTCCTGGGCGGACGCGAGGTTCTGGAACCGGTCGCACGGTGACGCACGCCGGACCGACGGACGAGCTCGCCGGACCGACGGACGAGCTTCCCTATCGACTGGTCGCCACCGACCTCGACGGCACGCTGCTCCGCCCCGACCACACCGTCTCGGCGCGGACCCGTGACGCGCTCGCCGCGGCCACCGCGGCGGGCGCCGCGCACATCGTGGTCACCGGGCGGACCGTCCCGGTGGCCCGGCACATACTCGACGACCTCGGCTACCAGGGGCTCGCGGTGTGCGGTCAGGGCGCGCAGCTCTACCACGCGGGTGAGCACCGGCTGCTGACCTCCGTCACGCTGGACCGCCAGGTGGCCCTGCTGGCGCTGGAGAAGATCGAGGCGGAGATCGGCCCGCTGTCGCTGGCCGCGGCCCGCGACGGGCTGGACGGCGAGGTGCTGTTCGGCGAGGGCTACCGGATGGACCACGAGGGGATGCCCCTGGTGCCGTTCACGGACCCGGCCGAGCTGTGGTCGCAGCCCATCAGCAAGCTCTACATCCAGCACGCCGAGCTGGGCGACGACGCGCTCGCGGACGCCGCCCGGACGGCCGCCGGGGGCCTGGTCGGGGTGACGATGGCCGGCACCGGGCTGGTGGAGCTGCTGCCGCTGGGGCTGACGAAGGCCACGGGCCTGTCGTTGGCCGCGCGCCGGCTGGGGATGACCGCCGACGACGCGATCGCGTTCGGCGATATGCCCAATGACATCCCGATGTTCGGCTGGGCGAAGCACGCTGTCGCGATGGCGAACGCGCACCGGGACCTCAAGGCCGTCGCCGACGAGATCACCGCGTCCAACGCGGAGGACGGCATCGCCGTGGTGCTGGAACGGCTCTTCCCGGCGGCGCGCCGGTGACGGCAGTGCTCCGGTGACGGCAGCGCACCGGTGACGGCAGCGCACCGGTGAACCGGCCGGATGCCGGTGCGGCCGCCTCGGCGGACCGCCCGGCAGCCGGGCCCTGCAGCGGTGATCGGGATCCCTCGGCCGCCGCCGAGGGATCCCGGCCCAGGAGGGGTCAGCCGAAGATCTTGACCGCCTGGTAGTAGGTCCACGCCGTACCGTCGCACGACGTCTTGGTGGCACCGCTGTAGGCGCTGCACACCCGCTTGAGGTCCTCGTAGAAGGCGCTGTCGATGCGCGCCTTGTTGGCG is a window of Streptomyces violaceusniger Tu 4113 DNA encoding:
- a CDS encoding HAD family hydrolase; amino-acid sequence: MTHAGPTDELAGPTDELPYRLVATDLDGTLLRPDHTVSARTRDALAAATAAGAAHIVVTGRTVPVARHILDDLGYQGLAVCGQGAQLYHAGEHRLLTSVTLDRQVALLALEKIEAEIGPLSLAAARDGLDGEVLFGEGYRMDHEGMPLVPFTDPAELWSQPISKLYIQHAELGDDALADAARTAAGGLVGVTMAGTGLVELLPLGLTKATGLSLAARRLGMTADDAIAFGDMPNDIPMFGWAKHAVAMANAHRDLKAVADEITASNAEDGIAVVLERLFPAARR